Genomic DNA from Spirochaetia bacterium 38H-sp:
TGCTTCTTCTGTGTGACGGACCTTTTTTGCAGACTCCGGCGGCAAAGCAGTTACCATAGAAGAAGCCTTTATACTAAGCCCACCCTCAGCAAGAAGCCTAGACATAAAATCTTCCAAAGTCTTTTTTAAGGAAGAATCATAAGAATAATCGCCTGCAATAGCAGAAAGAATATTGAGAACCTCTGTCCAGCTCCTGTCAAGAAGTTTCTCGATATCCTCGGCAACATCCTTTTTAAATCTAAGACCATGCAAGACACGTTTCTTTATCTCCTCCTTACGCAACTCCAACTCTTTCTTTTTTCTTACAAGATTGAGATTTTCTCTGTTCTCAACAAGATCGCTTATAATCTCACGTTCAAAACGCCTTAACCTAAGAACAGCAACCGTAACAGGATCTCGCCTAAGATTGAGTAAAAACAGGAGCAAAATAAAGCAAAACCAGAAAACAGTAAGAACAATCAAAACCTTAAGTAGAGGAGAAAGATGTAAAACCGAATCAGGGAAAAGCAAAAAATAAGAAGCAATCTTTCCCTCAACCTTTATTCCCTCAAGAACTTCCCCTGATGACCTCTTAAGCCTTATTTTATCTCCCGCAGATTCGACAGCCTCAAGGAAGCTCTCCCTCTCCTCTGGAAGAAGAGAAACAGAATCGATAAGAATATTACCAGAATCAAGCATAACAAGGCTCTCACCCGGAGAAATAACACTAGCTCTTGCAAGCAAAACTGACAAAGAAGAAAGCCTCATATAACAGAATGCTGCTCCCTGCAAAACACCAAAATCATCCTCTACAAATGAGTACAGGACAATAGAAGAAAGCTCTGGGAGAAGAAAAAACCCAGGCTTTTTATCCTCAGAAGAAAAAATAAAAGAATACAAAGCAGCATCCGCAATCTCATCAAAGTTCTTAAAAAGGACCCTATCTGAAGACTGCTCTCTAATATCAGAAGCATTAGTGCTAAAATGCACACGCCGGCCATCCAGAGAAACAATTCTCACAAAACCCAGCTCAGGAAAAGCAGAAGAAAGCTCCAAAACCAGGTCCAATCGCTTCTTTATATCCTCCTCGCTTTGAACAGTCCGGAAAACACGCCTAAAAGCAGGCTCAGAAAAAACACCATCTAGATAATCCCTACCAGCAAAAAGCCTATCCTGCAAAAAATCATCCAGTCTCAAGGCAGAAAGAGCGGCTTTCTTCTCAATAGCCGGCTGAACAAACTTAAGCTCAACCAAGTCAAAGCCCTCAAAGAATCCAAGAACAGCAACAGAAGAAGCAATGAGAATAGAAATTAGCAAACTAAGAAAAACCTTCTGAGAAACACTCATAACATTCTTAATTACCTCATCGGCAAAAACGCAAAAAAACTTATCAACTATAAAAATATATCAATAAAGCAAAAAATAAAAAAGGCCGAACGGTTTGTCTCTGCCATATTAAGCAAACAAAAACAGCACGGGCATAGACAAACCTGCCTGCGGCAAATATAAAGCAAAGCAGACAGCAGCCTGAGGCAGCGCCATGACGCACAGCGTCATGGCGCGTTCGGCATGACATAAAAAAAAGCCGCCCCTTTGGGCAGCTTTTGATAAGAAACAGACAAAATTATTCTTCTGTCTTGGCGGCGGAAGAAACCTCTTCTTTTTTTGCCTCTTCCTTTGCAGCAGGCTTTGCCTTTGCTTTTTTCTTATCCGACTTCTCTTCCTTCTCTTTTCTATCTACAAGCTCCAGAATAACCATCTCAGCAGCATCACCATATCTCTGACCAAGCTTAAGAATACGGGAATAACCGCCGGGCCTGGATGAAAAACGCGGACCAATATCCGTAAACAGCTTAGCTAACACTGCCTTATCCTTTATATGCTTGGCAATAATCCTTCTGTTATGAACAGAATCAACCTTGGCCCTGGTTATCATCTTCTCTGCAAAACGTCTTACCTCTTTTGCCTTTGCCTCGGTAGTCGTAATACGCTCATACCTGAAGAAAGAGGTAAGCATGTTCCTTATCATAGCCTTTCTGTGAGCAGAACGACGTCCCAACCTGTTAAAACTTACCTTGTGCTTCATCTTTTAATCCTCTTTCTCTTCCTTATTTATGCTGGGAATCTTTATCTTTTCAAGAGCAGCCTTATATGCCGCTCTATCCTTCATCTCAAGAGTAAGATTCCACTCCGCAAGCTTTTCTTTTATCTCCATAAGAGACTTTTTACCAAAATTCCTTGTCTTGGAAAGTTCATCCTCTGTCTTTGCAACAAGCTCACCAATAGTTCTGATGTTTGCATTCTTAAGACAATTGCTGGAACGAACAGACAGCTCAAGTTCTTCTATAGGAGTCGACAAGAGCCTGTTAAGCTGCTCTTCTTCTTCATCAACCTTGTCAATCTGTTCTATCTCATCCTCATCAAAATTGATAAAAACAGTGTAATGCTCCTTGGCAAGCTTAGCAGCCTCACCAAGCGCATCAACAGGCGATATGGAACCATCAGTCCATATCTCCATAATCAGCTTATCATAATCAGAACGATGACCAACCCTGGTATTCTCGACCTCAAACTTCACTCTCTTTACCGGAGAGTAAAGAGAATCAAGAGGAATGGTACCCGCAACATCGATATAACTTTTATGCTGATCAGCAGAAACATAACCTCGTGCGAGATTAACCTGCATTTCAATATCAAAATGAGCATCATCCATTAGAGTCATAATAACAAGGTCCTTGTTGAGAACCTCAACAGAATCAGTCTCAAAATTAGCTCCAGTGATTTCACCAGGACCCTTAAACTCTAGAAAAACTGTTTTTTCTTCTTCATCATCAGGAAGCTTGACCCTAAGGAGCTTGAGATTAGCAAGAAACTCTACGGTATCTTCTACAACACCGGGAATCTGCTCAAACTCACTGGAAAGCACATGAGCAACCTCATCCTTATCATACCACGTTATCCTCACAGCAGAGACAGCATATCCCTGGATAGAAGAAAGTAGTATGCGTCTCAGTGAGTTACCAATAGTTGTTCCGTATCCTTTCTCAAAAGGATACGCAACAAACTTGGCATAATTAGGAGTAGACTCCTGATGCTCAACAGTAATACTCTCAGGCCTGACAAATCCCTTGAGGAGATTTTTACGTGCCATTTATACTCCTTTATTACTTTGAGTATAGCTCAACAATCAGCTGCTCTTTAATATCAGCAAGATCAACAACATCGCTCCTCTGCGGAATCAGTTTAACCAATCCAGAAAGGTTATCAGGATCAACCTCCAACCAAGGCATTACACCGGAGCGTGTATATTCTTTCAGATTCTCTTTAAAGAGCAGAGCTTTTTTACTCTTTTCCTTTATCTCTATCTTATCACCCTCTTTAACAAGATAAGAAGGGATATTTACCTTTTTACCATTAACAAGAACATGGCCATGATCAATTATCTGTCTGGCCTGTTTCCTAGAAGAAGCAAAATGCATCCTATAAACTACAGTATCCAATCGGCATTCAAGCAAAGTAACAAGATTATCACCTGTTTTTCCTGCCATCTTTTCTGCCATAGAAAAGAAACGTCTAAATTGCGTTTCACTCATTCCGTATATTCTTTTTAGCTTCTGCTTCTCTCTAAGCTGAATAGCATAGTTGGACGGCTTTTTTGTCCTAGCATTGAGTCCCTTTCCTGGCAAAGGACGCTTTAAAGCTATGGGACACTTTGCCGACTGACATTTCTCGCCTTTTAAGAAAAGCTTTCTGCCTTCTGCTCTACAAAGTCTGCACTGTGGTCCTATGTATCTTCCCATTGCTATCTCCTTAGACCCTTCTTGCCTTTCTTGGTCTGCATCCGTTATGAGGTATAGGCGTTACATCATGCAGAGACTTAACCCTGACACCAATAGCGCCAATAGCTCTGATCGCAGCCTCACGACCTACACCAGGACCTTTAACATATACGTGAGCTTCCTGTAATCCATGATCCATTGCCTTCTTTACAGCAGTCTCACACGTAACCTGAGCTGCATAAGGAGTTGACTTCTTAGCACCTCTAAAGCCAAGCCCACCAGCACTTGCCCACGATACAGCATTACCCTGCAAATCGGTAACAGTAATAATAGTATTGTTGAAGGTAGCCTGAATATAGACATTTCCTTCGTATACGGTTTTTTTCTCTTTTCTCTTAGCCAAAGCAGACCCCCATCTGCGTTATTTCTTTTTGTTTGCGACAGTTTTTCTCTTACCTTTTCTGGTACGAGCATTAGTCTTAGTCCTTTGTCCCCTTACCGGAAGACCTTTTCTGTGTCTGAGACCTCTATAGCATCCTATATCCATAAGACGCTTTATATTCAATGACACCTGAGTTCTAAGACGTCCTTCTACAGTAAACTCATTTTCGATAATATGCCTAAGCTTGTTTACCTGATCAGAACTAAGATCCGCAACCTTAGTGTCATAAGGTATCTCTGCCATTTCACAAATCTTCTTTGCAGAAGAATGACCTATACCAAAAATATAGGTAAGAGCTATCTGGATCTGTTTATTAGGAAGATCCACACCTGCTATACGAGCCATCTGTCCTCCCTCTATTTCTGCCTTTGTTTATGCTTGGGGTTCTCACATATAATTCTTACAACCCCTCTTCTTTTTATAATTTTGCACTTATCGCAAATCTTCTTTACACTTACCCTTACTTTCATATCAATCTCCTACAGATTTCTGGATCTGATTCTTCCTTTGCGAACCAAACCATCATGATGGTGCATCTTAAGGTAACCCTCAATCTGCGACATTGTATCAAGATCAACTCCCACAAGAATCAACAAAGAAGTACCGCCCATTATATAGGCCAAAGCTGATGGGAAGTTGAAAAACTTCTGCAACAGGCTTGGAATTATAGCAATAAAAGCCAGAAAAAGTGAACCGGGTAAAACAATTCTGTTAAGAATATTTGTAAAATATTCTTCCAGCTTCTCTGCCCTAACCCCAGGAACCGAACCACCATTATCGCGTATATTCTTGGACAACTCCATCGGATTGAGAGTTATCTGTGTATAGAAATAAGCAAAAAACACTATCAATAAAGTATATAAGAACAAATACCAGAAACGACCGGGTTGGAGCCAGGAAACATTAACACCAAGGGCACTAAGAATCTGAATTGGGAAAAGAAGAACACTTGAAGCAAATATTACAGGGATAACTCCGGAAGGATTAAGCTTCATGGGAATATATGAATTCTGCCCACCATATATTTTTCTTCCGACTACCCTTTTTGCAT
This window encodes:
- the rpmJ gene encoding 50S ribosomal protein L36; the protein is MKVRVSVKKICDKCKIIKRRGVVRIICENPKHKQRQK
- the rplQ gene encoding 50S ribosomal protein L17; amino-acid sequence: MKHKVSFNRLGRRSAHRKAMIRNMLTSFFRYERITTTEAKAKEVRRFAEKMITRAKVDSVHNRRIIAKHIKDKAVLAKLFTDIGPRFSSRPGGYSRILKLGQRYGDAAEMVILELVDRKEKEEKSDKKKAKAKPAAKEEAKKEEVSSAAKTEE
- the rpsM gene encoding 30S ribosomal protein S13; its protein translation is MARIAGVDLPNKQIQIALTYIFGIGHSSAKKICEMAEIPYDTKVADLSSDQVNKLRHIIENEFTVEGRLRTQVSLNIKRLMDIGCYRGLRHRKGLPVRGQRTKTNARTRKGKRKTVANKKK
- the rpsK gene encoding 30S ribosomal protein S11 — translated: MAKRKEKKTVYEGNVYIQATFNNTIITVTDLQGNAVSWASAGGLGFRGAKKSTPYAAQVTCETAVKKAMDHGLQEAHVYVKGPGVGREAAIRAIGAIGVRVKSLHDVTPIPHNGCRPRKARRV
- the rpsD gene encoding 30S ribosomal protein S4, whose amino-acid sequence is MGRYIGPQCRLCRAEGRKLFLKGEKCQSAKCPIALKRPLPGKGLNARTKKPSNYAIQLREKQKLKRIYGMSETQFRRFFSMAEKMAGKTGDNLVTLLECRLDTVVYRMHFASSRKQARQIIDHGHVLVNGKKVNIPSYLVKEGDKIEIKEKSKKALLFKENLKEYTRSGVMPWLEVDPDNLSGLVKLIPQRSDVVDLADIKEQLIVELYSK
- a CDS encoding DNA-directed RNA polymerase subunit alpha — encoded protein: MARKNLLKGFVRPESITVEHQESTPNYAKFVAYPFEKGYGTTIGNSLRRILLSSIQGYAVSAVRITWYDKDEVAHVLSSEFEQIPGVVEDTVEFLANLKLLRVKLPDDEEEKTVFLEFKGPGEITGANFETDSVEVLNKDLVIMTLMDDAHFDIEMQVNLARGYVSADQHKSYIDVAGTIPLDSLYSPVKRVKFEVENTRVGHRSDYDKLIMEIWTDGSISPVDALGEAAKLAKEHYTVFINFDEDEIEQIDKVDEEEEQLNRLLSTPIEELELSVRSSNCLKNANIRTIGELVAKTEDELSKTRNFGKKSLMEIKEKLAEWNLTLEMKDRAAYKAALEKIKIPSINKEEKED